The proteins below are encoded in one region of Bremerella sp. P1:
- a CDS encoding reprolysin-like metallopeptidase — protein MLSADLWESLEMIPASESGAYAKVTATTYKGLSLDVDAMRSLLETAPGEFSGEDGVVVELPTPDGTFESFAVYSTSVMHPDLAAKYTDIMTFVGYSLDNDYGNLRMDITPHGFHAQVLNQDGSYLIDPYYHLEDDFYTSYFRSDAVSPGIETSVNDIIDAHIHEDEGSSSLDLTSRGTTADSFSRSSGDELRVYATAISATGEYTAQFGGTVADGLAAVTTAINRITGIYESEVGIRFELVANNDQIIYTNAGTDPFTTANTFNDVITMATENQTAVDNAIGAANYDIGHVFGYSPAGLGGYGPGPVGLNGQKAMGATVLDVLDADVFYVDYVSHEIGHQFSANHTWSYCGGPNSEGTGAAVEPGSGSTIMGYAGICGVDDVAANSVPYFSAFSFEQIISYVDDTIPTVGTRITTGNAIPTVDAGADYVIPANTPFVLTATGSDPEGNALTYSWEQMDAGTGAPLASGDTGANAIFKFVEPTSDPSRYFPAYDDVLNNTLSVGETYPTTDRDLNFRVTVRDNNGTYTAINNDDMLVTVVDTGAPFQFTMPAGGENLVGGDLFTFTWDVAGTDAAPIDTQNVRITMSVDGGLTFTETVVDSTANDGSEELAIPNVASSLVRFRIEAIGNVFYDITDANVTVALGAGIGVSGVDVCGVALPEGTTSFAGAIGGNFFASNNAILDGANPGQLGYDEAILDFLRGSGTATEIPKSEYSIAVVGNGNVAWSFTNGTQEATGYERTDFYNINFIDPTVFNELISHDLIIILSGEDAVTDGLTDTEMALWATVENNIADAVNDRGLDLWVGASGGDTAYHDFLPTGALTAIAQTGLDPLDGFEVTVEGQLLGITDTMVDVGDATYYYSVVDSDLSTLEQRYVGEPISVAGANIAFYNDELMPAADVPGGTTQGLVGLAFEDLNMDGFHDPIEMGVGGAKFFIDYNGDGLIGLCEPTATANAAGQFVLRSAYSGTFEILPVPSPGAVVTTTTPIFVTIEDDGSATLSAPLEFGVIAGSDTGDSGLGGTTPVAQGAYLGASPIADDGVFFGNGIQKGTNTVSITSSVVHNNVVMNAWLDFNKDNVFTDNERIFTNVKLTPGQADYTFSIPSTVFDDSVLPDAARLAANMRFRVGPTLNIGATADDSFGEIEDYKVFISQDPDNGLVALDDVFTYEEDTDGQVFNVLANDSSFFNRSLTIVPGSVANISPVEVPPLDIYVSADGTRIIFDAAGVMDLTEDITFEYTVQDSAGVMETATVTLVAPVDPLAAPASASLLAFNNKTQAADVNNDGSITSLDYVTILKELRTAGSRSLPNFGSGSTNFNMFIDINADGRFSALDLLKMSDILATYNSHGESLEQEPVVSESVETLAAMPVIEVAAPIVEEEQAIVSPTAPVSQTYGKFQVVASDLVIASETGDSETVETQVVPDEITTELAFSSLESDQSDLLWSDSDDLELASSEGEAEDDVFADPEWDKELLSY, from the coding sequence ATGCTCTCCGCCGATTTGTGGGAATCGCTGGAAATGATCCCAGCGAGCGAATCGGGGGCTTATGCCAAGGTGACTGCGACGACGTATAAAGGGTTGTCCCTCGATGTCGACGCGATGCGTAGCCTGCTCGAAACGGCCCCTGGCGAATTCTCGGGCGAAGACGGTGTCGTCGTCGAGCTACCGACCCCAGATGGTACGTTCGAGAGCTTTGCGGTCTACTCGACCAGCGTCATGCATCCCGATCTAGCCGCCAAGTACACCGACATCATGACGTTTGTCGGTTACTCGCTGGATAACGACTATGGCAATCTCCGCATGGATATCACTCCGCACGGTTTCCATGCCCAGGTGCTCAATCAGGACGGATCGTACCTGATCGATCCTTATTATCACCTGGAAGATGACTTCTACACTTCGTACTTCCGCAGCGATGCGGTCAGTCCAGGTATTGAGACATCGGTTAACGATATTATCGATGCTCACATTCATGAAGATGAAGGTAGCAGTAGCCTCGATTTGACGAGCCGCGGTACCACTGCTGATTCGTTCTCTCGCAGCAGCGGTGATGAACTACGCGTTTACGCCACGGCCATTTCCGCGACGGGTGAATACACGGCACAGTTTGGTGGAACGGTTGCTGACGGTCTGGCTGCTGTGACCACGGCGATCAACCGAATCACCGGTATCTACGAGTCGGAAGTGGGTATCCGATTTGAATTGGTCGCCAACAACGATCAGATCATCTATACCAACGCTGGAACCGACCCGTTCACCACCGCGAACACGTTCAACGATGTGATCACGATGGCGACGGAAAACCAAACCGCCGTCGATAACGCCATTGGTGCGGCCAACTATGACATCGGTCATGTGTTTGGATACAGCCCTGCCGGCCTGGGTGGTTATGGCCCGGGGCCTGTCGGTTTGAATGGCCAGAAAGCCATGGGGGCGACCGTTCTCGATGTGCTTGATGCCGATGTCTTCTATGTCGACTACGTTTCGCACGAAATCGGACACCAGTTCAGTGCCAACCATACCTGGTCATACTGTGGCGGTCCGAACTCAGAAGGTACGGGAGCCGCGGTCGAGCCAGGTAGCGGTTCGACGATCATGGGTTACGCCGGTATCTGCGGTGTCGACGATGTGGCCGCCAACTCGGTGCCGTACTTCAGTGCGTTTAGCTTCGAGCAAATCATCAGCTACGTCGACGACACGATTCCAACCGTCGGTACGCGAATCACCACGGGTAATGCGATCCCGACCGTGGACGCTGGTGCCGACTACGTCATTCCAGCCAACACTCCGTTTGTGCTGACGGCAACCGGTTCCGATCCCGAAGGCAACGCGTTGACCTACTCTTGGGAGCAGATGGACGCCGGTACCGGAGCTCCTCTCGCATCGGGTGATACCGGAGCGAACGCGATTTTCAAGTTCGTCGAACCAACCTCCGATCCATCGCGATACTTCCCCGCCTACGATGACGTGCTGAACAACACGCTCTCGGTTGGTGAAACTTATCCCACGACGGATCGTGATCTGAACTTCCGTGTTACCGTTCGCGATAACAACGGGACTTACACGGCAATCAATAACGACGATATGCTCGTGACGGTCGTCGATACCGGTGCCCCGTTCCAGTTCACCATGCCAGCTGGGGGTGAAAACCTTGTTGGCGGAGACTTGTTTACCTTCACCTGGGATGTCGCCGGTACGGATGCTGCTCCGATCGATACCCAGAACGTCCGTATTACGATGTCCGTCGACGGCGGTTTGACCTTCACCGAAACGGTCGTCGACAGCACGGCCAACGATGGCAGTGAAGAGTTGGCCATTCCGAATGTCGCTTCCAGCCTGGTTCGTTTCCGCATTGAAGCCATCGGCAATGTCTTCTACGACATTACCGACGCCAATGTGACCGTCGCGTTGGGTGCTGGTATCGGTGTGAGCGGCGTCGATGTTTGCGGTGTCGCATTGCCGGAAGGAACCACTTCCTTCGCCGGTGCTATTGGCGGTAACTTCTTCGCATCGAACAATGCCATCCTCGACGGTGCCAACCCAGGACAGCTGGGCTACGACGAGGCCATCCTCGACTTCCTGCGTGGAAGCGGAACGGCAACCGAGATTCCGAAGTCGGAATACTCGATTGCGGTTGTGGGTAACGGCAATGTTGCCTGGTCGTTCACCAACGGTACCCAGGAAGCAACCGGTTACGAACGTACCGACTTCTATAACATCAACTTCATTGATCCGACCGTCTTCAATGAATTGATCTCGCACGACCTGATCATTATTCTTTCTGGTGAAGATGCCGTGACCGATGGCCTCACGGACACGGAAATGGCCTTGTGGGCGACGGTTGAAAATAACATCGCCGATGCCGTTAATGATCGTGGGCTTGACCTGTGGGTGGGTGCCTCCGGTGGTGATACCGCCTACCACGACTTCCTGCCAACGGGCGCTTTGACCGCGATCGCCCAGACTGGACTCGATCCTCTTGACGGCTTTGAAGTGACCGTCGAAGGGCAGTTGCTGGGAATCACCGATACGATGGTCGATGTCGGTGACGCGACATACTACTACAGCGTCGTCGATAGTGATCTTTCCACGCTGGAACAGCGTTACGTCGGTGAGCCAATTTCCGTCGCTGGCGCAAACATCGCGTTCTACAATGACGAACTGATGCCGGCCGCTGATGTCCCTGGTGGAACCACTCAAGGCCTGGTCGGTCTGGCCTTTGAAGACTTGAACATGGACGGCTTCCACGATCCGATCGAAATGGGTGTCGGTGGTGCGAAGTTCTTCATCGACTACAACGGTGACGGCCTGATTGGTCTTTGCGAACCAACCGCGACCGCCAATGCCGCTGGTCAGTTTGTCCTGCGTTCGGCCTATTCCGGAACGTTTGAAATTCTGCCGGTTCCAAGCCCAGGTGCTGTCGTAACGACGACGACCCCGATTTTCGTGACCATCGAAGATGACGGTTCGGCTACGCTGAGTGCTCCGCTTGAGTTCGGCGTGATTGCCGGTTCCGATACTGGTGACAGTGGACTTGGCGGAACCACGCCGGTCGCTCAGGGTGCTTACCTGGGTGCCAGCCCCATCGCTGACGACGGTGTGTTCTTCGGAAACGGCATTCAGAAGGGAACCAACACGGTTTCCATCACTTCGAGTGTCGTTCACAACAATGTCGTCATGAACGCGTGGCTCGACTTCAACAAAGACAATGTGTTCACGGACAATGAACGCATCTTTACCAACGTCAAGCTGACTCCGGGACAGGCTGACTACACGTTCAGCATCCCATCCACGGTCTTTGACGACTCGGTTCTGCCGGATGCCGCTCGCCTGGCAGCCAACATGCGGTTCCGCGTTGGTCCAACGCTGAACATCGGCGCAACGGCAGACGATTCCTTCGGTGAAATCGAAGACTACAAAGTTTTCATCAGCCAGGATCCTGACAACGGCCTGGTCGCTCTGGACGATGTCTTCACTTACGAAGAAGACACCGACGGACAGGTCTTCAATGTCTTGGCCAACGACAGCAGCTTCTTCAATCGCTCGCTGACGATCGTCCCAGGCAGTGTGGCCAACATCAGCCCGGTTGAAGTTCCACCGCTGGACATTTATGTCTCGGCCGACGGGACGCGAATCATCTTTGATGCGGCCGGCGTCATGGATCTGACCGAAGACATTACCTTCGAGTACACAGTTCAAGATTCCGCTGGTGTCATGGAAACCGCCACGGTGACCTTGGTTGCTCCGGTTGATCCACTGGCTGCACCCGCTTCGGCCAGCCTGTTGGCCTTCAACAACAAGACCCAGGCCGCGGACGTCAACAATGACGGCAGCATTACCAGCTTGGACTACGTTACGATTCTGAAGGAACTGCGTACCGCTGGTTCGCGTTCTCTACCAAACTTCGGAAGTGGTTCGACGAACTTCAACATGTTCATCGATATCAATGCCGACGGACGCTTCTCAGCACTCGACTTGCTGAAGATGTCGGATATCCTGGCGACCTACAATTCGCACGGCGAATCGCTGGAGCAAGAACCGGTCGTTAGTGAATCGGTCGAGACGCTTGCCGCTATGCCTGTGATCGAAGTTGCGGCTCCGATCGTGGAAGAAGAGCAAGCGATTGTCAGTCCGACGGCACCTGTCTCGCAAACTTATGGCAAGTTCCAGGTCGTTGCTTCAGATCTGGTGATTGCCTCGGAGACGGGCGATTCGGAAACGGTTGAGACTCAGGTCGTTCCAGATGAAATAACGACCGAACTGGCCTTCAGCTCGCTGGAAAGCGACCAGAGTGACCTGCTCTGGAGCGACAGCGACGACCTTGAGCTCGCATCCTCCGAAGGTGAAGCAGAAGATGACGTCTTCGCTGACCCAGAGTGGGATAAGGAACTGCTGAGCTATTAA